A window of the Rhea pennata isolate bPtePen1 chromosome 19, bPtePen1.pri, whole genome shotgun sequence genome harbors these coding sequences:
- the C19H17orf75 gene encoding protein Njmu-R1, producing MLPALADGDERELESSEEGGGAGEERRPERHGSTYHGLYGYRSRRSSQRGADSKDGSPAAETPSSEDFSLSLLDTNLPAEAETELRGFIAKRLTKGALFEGMGNVVSVELSIPEYKVGCYYCLIRQENLETAALELDITAPQYVICFLGGSEKGLELFRLELDKYVQSLKINLNPEQKTLETYVNPYLRSWFENSVCPIQRVVQLFQEKLAFLLHAALSYTPVEVKNSDERTEKDISRFLAAASLQGLVQEGTMTSLCIAMTEEQHKSMIIDCSGAHPQFHNAGSNRFCEDWMHAFVNGAEGGNPFLFRQILENFKLKAIQDINNLKRFIRQAEMNHYALFKCYIFLKNCGSGDILLKIVKVEHAEMPEAKNVVAVLEEFMRETAVA from the exons ATGCTGCCGGCGCTGGCGGACGGTGACGAGCGGGAGCTGGAGAGCAGcgaggagggcggcggcgcgggcgagGAGCGGCGGCCGGAGCGGCACGGCAGCACCTACCACGGCCTCTACGGCTACCGGAGCCGCCG GTCCTCGCAGCGGGGAGCTGACAGCAAGGATGGAAGCCCGGCCGCAGAGACACCCTCCAGCGAGGACTTCAG cctcTCTTTGCTGGACACTAACTTACCAGCCGAAGCAGAGACTGAATTGCGTGGTTTTATTGCTAAACGTCTTACTAAAGGAGCCCTTTTTGAAGGCATGGGGAACGTAGTATCTGTGGAGCTGAG cATACCAGAATATAAAGTTGGTTGCTACTACTGTCTTATCCGACAAGAAAATCTAGAAACGGCAGCGCTGGAATTGGACATCACAGCTCCACAATACGTGATTTGTTTCTTAGGTGGCTCGGAGAAAGGTCTAGAACT TTTCAGACTTGAACTGGACAAATATGTTCAAAGTCTAAAGATAAACCTTAATCCAGAG CAAAAAACCTTGGAGACCTATGTTAACCCCTACTTGCGAAGCTGGTTTGAGAATTCTGTATGCCCTATTCAGAGAGTAGTACAGCTCTTCCAAGAGAAACTTGCCTTCTTGTTACATGCT GCTTTGAGTTACACTCCTGTGGAAGTAAAAAACTCAGatgaaagaacagagaaagacaTTAGCAG GTTTCTTGCAGCTGCCAGCCTCCAAGGACTTGTTCAGGAAGGCACAATGACCTCCTTGTGTATAGCTATGACTGAGGAGCAGCACAAGTCAATGATTATAGACTGTAGCGGAGCTCACCCTCAGTTCCATAATGCAG GGAGCAACAGATTCTGTGAGGACTGGATGCATGCTTTCGTAAATGGTGCTGAAGGTGGAAATCCATTTCTCTTCCGGCAAATTTTGGAAAACTTTAAATTGAAG GCTATACAAGACATTAACAACTTGAAGAGGTTTATCCGGCAGGCCGAAATGAACCACTACGCCTTGTTCAAATGTTACATTTTCCTAAAGAACTGCGGCAGTGGAGACATACTTCTGAAGATTGTTAAAGTAGAACATGCGGAAATGCCAGAAGCCAAAAACGTAGTGGCTGTCCTTGAGGAATTCATGAGAGAAACAGCAGTAGCTTAA